One region of Paucibacter aquatile genomic DNA includes:
- a CDS encoding SRPBCC domain-containing protein — MKITVTTLVPAPLPAVWLAYTTPEDIKVWNTASPDWHTTAATVDLRPGGKFSSRMEAKDGSFGFDFAGEYTHIAPHQRIEYVFGDRSGIVEFSESAAGVQVTVTFDGETTHSEAQQRTGWQAILDNFARHVKGKLAAE, encoded by the coding sequence ATGAAAATCACCGTCACCACCCTCGTCCCCGCTCCCCTGCCTGCGGTCTGGCTGGCCTACACCACGCCCGAGGACATCAAGGTCTGGAACACCGCCTCGCCGGATTGGCACACGACCGCGGCCACCGTCGACCTGCGGCCGGGCGGCAAGTTTTCTTCGCGCATGGAGGCCAAGGACGGCTCCTTTGGTTTTGATTTCGCGGGCGAGTACACGCACATCGCACCGCATCAGCGCATCGAGTACGTGTTTGGCGACCGCAGCGGCATCGTCGAGTTCAGCGAGAGCGCCGCAGGCGTCCAGGTGACGGTCACGTTCGACGGCGAGACCACCCACTCGGAAGCGCAGCAGCGCACGGGCTGGCAAGCCATCCTGGACAACTTTGCGCGCCATGTGAAGGGCAAGCTGGCGGCGGAATGA